The proteins below are encoded in one region of Elusimicrobiota bacterium:
- the maf gene encoding Septum formation protein Maf, with translation MKKQPPRLILASASPRRKALLNKAGFRFVVHPSHVSERIPSGISHKKKVEYLAYKKAKFVSKKFPQDIVIGADTLVFINGHAVGKPSSPRHAHRILSELSGRWQQVITGVALVWEGGRKVIVKSKTSRVKFRLLSRSEIEAVAHKHLDKAGGYAVQEKKDGFVERIEGDYDNVVGFPMVVVKSLLARLPHTFSKAF, from the coding sequence GTGAAAAAACAACCTCCTCGCCTGATTTTGGCGTCTGCCTCTCCTCGACGGAAAGCTCTCTTAAATAAAGCCGGATTTCGGTTTGTCGTTCATCCCAGTCATGTCAGTGAGCGGATTCCAAGTGGAATCTCTCATAAGAAAAAAGTCGAGTATTTGGCCTATAAAAAAGCAAAATTTGTTTCCAAAAAATTCCCTCAGGATATCGTTATAGGCGCGGATACGCTTGTTTTTATCAATGGACATGCCGTTGGGAAGCCCAGCTCTCCTCGACATGCCCATCGCATTCTGTCTGAACTCTCGGGGCGCTGGCAGCAGGTAATAACGGGGGTGGCCTTGGTGTGGGAGGGAGGAAGAAAGGTTATCGTGAAATCCAAAACGTCACGCGTGAAATTTCGTCTATTGAGCCGCAGCGAAATCGAGGCTGTCGCGCACAAACATTTGGATAAGGCTGGCGGGTATGCCGTTCAGGAAAAGAAAGATGGTTTCGTTGAAAGGATTGAAGGAGATTACGACAATGTCGTGGGTTTTCCGATGGTGGTGGTAAAAAGCCTTTTAGCCCGGTTGCCCCATACGTTTTCGAAAGCTTTCTGA
- the yrdA gene encoding Protein YrdA: MIFSIGSIQPDIHPTAFIHPTAEISGKVKIGARVSIWGGCILRGDVDWIEIGEDSNIQDGSVFHTSPLMPVHLGKGVTVGHRAIVHGAVVRDYSLIGMGAILLDKSLIETNCLIGAGAIVKEGGVIPAGSLALGIPAKVMRPLKAEEIKMIVERAEEYVQLASQYRNALKTAALI, translated from the coding sequence ATGATTTTTTCCATCGGTTCGATTCAACCCGATATCCATCCCACGGCCTTCATACATCCCACCGCTGAAATATCAGGAAAGGTCAAAATCGGCGCCCGTGTTTCTATCTGGGGAGGGTGTATCCTGCGGGGTGACGTCGATTGGATAGAAATTGGCGAAGATTCCAATATTCAAGACGGTTCTGTTTTTCATACCTCTCCCCTCATGCCCGTTCATTTGGGAAAAGGGGTCACCGTGGGGCATCGAGCCATTGTTCATGGGGCCGTGGTGAGAGACTATTCACTCATCGGGATGGGGGCTATTTTGCTCGATAAATCCCTCATTGAAACGAATTGCTTGATTGGGGCCGGAGCTATTGTCAAAGAAGGGGGAGTGATTCCTGCAGGAAGCCTGGCTTTGGGCATTCCCGCCAAAGTGATGCGGCCGCTTAAAGCCGAAGAGATCAAGATGATTGTCGAGCGAGCCGAAGAATACGTGCAATTGGCCAGCCAATATCGAAACGCGCTTAAAACGGCAGCTCTTATTTAA
- the argF gene encoding Ornithine carbamoyltransferase — protein sequence MKRDFLSFADFSQKEIHDLLLLSLKLKKKKLGRALFGKSIGLVFQKPSTRTAVSFAVGVSQLGGTPLILNADILQIKRGESPRDTARVLSRYLDAIVIRANHHSDVLEMAKYATIPLINGLTELEHPCQVLADLLTIMEHRKMKHPKQLAGIKLTYLGDGNNMAHSLMLASTLLGIKLMLACPAGFEPKVEIRNKANELKKQGKGEFHVLRDPLVAARGADAVYTDVWTSMGQESELQYRQNLFAPYQLNAAVLKEAKPQALAMHCLPAHRGEEITEDVLEGPQSVIFDQAENRLHVQKAVLVTLLSKKRS from the coding sequence ATGAAGCGAGATTTCCTTTCGTTCGCTGATTTCTCTCAAAAAGAGATTCATGATCTTCTCTTGTTGTCTCTGAAACTTAAGAAAAAAAAACTTGGCCGCGCCTTGTTTGGGAAATCCATTGGCCTTGTTTTTCAAAAACCCTCCACACGAACGGCGGTTTCATTTGCGGTGGGTGTCAGCCAATTGGGGGGGACGCCTCTCATATTGAACGCGGATATTCTTCAGATCAAACGCGGCGAATCTCCCCGAGACACGGCGCGGGTTTTGTCACGATATTTGGACGCCATCGTCATCCGGGCCAATCATCATTCGGATGTATTGGAGATGGCCAAATACGCCACCATTCCGCTTATCAATGGACTGACTGAGTTGGAGCACCCCTGCCAAGTGTTGGCTGATTTGTTGACTATCATGGAACATCGGAAAATGAAACATCCAAAACAGTTGGCGGGTATTAAACTGACCTATTTGGGAGACGGCAACAACATGGCCCATTCTTTGATGCTGGCCTCGACGCTTTTGGGCATAAAATTGATGTTGGCCTGCCCGGCGGGTTTTGAGCCCAAGGTTGAAATTCGCAACAAGGCCAACGAGCTTAAAAAGCAGGGGAAGGGCGAATTTCATGTTCTTAGAGATCCCTTGGTGGCCGCCCGTGGAGCTGATGCTGTGTATACCGATGTTTGGACTTCCATGGGACAAGAATCAGAACTTCAATACCGCCAAAATTTGTTTGCTCCCTATCAATTAAATGCCGCCGTTCTTAAGGAGGCCAAGCCGCAGGCCTTGGCCATGCATTGTCTGCCCGCGCACCGGGGAGAAGAGATCACCGAAGATGTGTTGGAAGGGCCTCAATCCGTTATTTTTGACCAAGCAGAAAACCGTTTGCATGTTCAAAAAGCAGTTCTCGTAACTTTGCTTTCCAAAAAAAGGTCATGA
- the tolB_2 gene encoding Protein TolB, whose protein sequence is MKFIIPNNSIKRLLPSINREYFSAVFPACFLAGIQVLTEEKTWAPYRSIMILAGTVQNNKLSLSWTAKRSPGRRFNRTISVMNWRNILSLKLCVLVLSSFFVSSSQANPVDVQLDRSIQLFNLGVSNISSADKKGDAALISSFQSPLTQDLDFSKLFNLIQNGPVVKGKSEVLEWAKLGSDMVLSGSIRGRGEDRWEVSIVLNDTRSGKEVLDLSRRGARAEMRFIAHDIANEVFKYFTGKPGIFNSKIVFVNDVTGRKELYIADYDGKNMKRLTNDNSIVILPRISPDGKKIVFTSYMAGNPDLYVINRDGTGRRKISAKAGLNVSPAWSPNNQDLAVTLSKDGPPNIFLMDLQGNVRQRLTDASTADTAPCFSPDGAQIAFTSDRAGAPHIYIVNIDGSGLRRITTASHCDSAAWSPDGQLITYVKSEGGNFDIFSIEVLTGIERRLTWGQGDSENPSWSPDGRFILFTSNRRGRMELFIMSADGSDQKVIPTNNGKSFTPHWSL, encoded by the coding sequence GTGAAATTCATTATCCCGAATAATTCAATTAAAAGGCTTTTACCGTCTATCAACCGTGAATATTTTAGTGCCGTCTTCCCGGCATGCTTTCTGGCCGGGATCCAGGTTTTAACCGAAGAGAAAACCTGGGCCCCGTACCGTTCCATAATGATCTTGGCCGGTACAGTCCAGAACAATAAATTATCATTGAGCTGGACGGCCAAAAGATCGCCGGGGCGACGATTCAACCGAACCATTTCGGTTATGAATTGGAGAAACATTCTGTCCCTTAAGTTGTGTGTGTTGGTTTTGTCTTCTTTTTTCGTTTCTTCTTCCCAGGCCAACCCAGTTGATGTTCAGTTGGATCGTTCGATCCAACTGTTCAATTTGGGAGTGTCCAATATTTCATCCGCTGACAAAAAGGGTGATGCGGCGTTGATTTCATCCTTCCAATCCCCACTCACGCAGGACTTGGACTTTTCAAAATTATTCAACTTGATTCAAAATGGACCTGTGGTGAAAGGAAAATCCGAAGTTCTGGAATGGGCCAAATTGGGATCGGATATGGTTTTATCCGGATCCATCCGAGGACGCGGGGAAGACCGGTGGGAGGTCTCTATTGTTTTAAATGATACGCGTTCCGGAAAAGAAGTTCTGGATCTCTCTCGTCGAGGAGCACGCGCAGAGATGCGATTCATCGCTCACGACATCGCCAATGAAGTCTTCAAATATTTCACAGGGAAACCAGGTATTTTTAATTCCAAGATTGTGTTCGTTAATGACGTTACGGGGCGTAAAGAACTTTATATCGCTGATTACGATGGAAAAAACATGAAACGATTGACCAATGACAACTCCATCGTTATTTTGCCGCGCATTTCACCAGATGGAAAGAAGATCGTGTTTACCTCATATATGGCGGGAAATCCGGATCTTTACGTGATCAATCGGGATGGGACCGGGCGAAGAAAGATTTCCGCCAAGGCGGGGTTGAACGTGTCCCCTGCCTGGTCTCCCAATAATCAAGATCTGGCGGTGACGCTGTCCAAAGATGGCCCCCCCAATATTTTTCTGATGGATCTTCAGGGAAACGTGAGACAGCGTTTGACCGACGCCTCCACGGCAGACACCGCTCCCTGCTTTTCACCCGATGGGGCGCAGATTGCTTTCACCTCGGACCGAGCGGGGGCCCCCCATATCTATATCGTCAATATTGACGGATCGGGACTTCGGCGTATTACCACGGCCAGCCATTGTGATTCGGCGGCTTGGTCTCCTGATGGGCAGTTGATTACCTATGTTAAAAGTGAAGGGGGAAATTTCGATATTTTCTCTATCGAAGTATTAACCGGGATTGAACGCCGATTAACTTGGGGGCAAGGCGACAGCGAAAATCCCAGTTGGTCTCCCGATGGGCGCTTTATCCTTTTCACCTCAAACCGGCGCGGGAGAATGGAGTTGTTCATTATGAGCGCCGATGGCAGCGATCAAAAGGTTATTCCCACTAACAACGGAAAATCCTTTACCCCACACTGGTCCTTATGA
- the bamD_4 gene encoding Outer membrane protein assembly factor BamD, with protein MDRRACTALLGVFVFSGCVTREDIRGIQTDLFNIQKGIETRLGNVKDQTDSVQTSQADLLQEIQDLSGNLSALKLDLADYQQRMQTLSARLDDLEASLTARMDSQIELLSGSKFVEKPLPSTTFNLANTDFVRGKYSEAITGFRSYIKQFPKGDRVPEATLKIGDSFAKQKDIDAAMGAYDHLLQSFPKDPLAASALMRKGSLMETEGKKTSAKEIYTTLIKSYPNSNEAKTAQERLRTLQLDDVTK; from the coding sequence ATGGACCGGCGAGCCTGTACCGCTCTTTTGGGAGTGTTTGTATTTTCCGGATGTGTGACGCGGGAAGATATCCGTGGCATTCAGACCGATCTCTTTAATATTCAGAAAGGTATTGAAACCCGGCTTGGAAATGTAAAGGATCAAACCGATAGCGTTCAAACCTCTCAAGCAGATTTATTACAAGAGATTCAGGATTTAAGCGGAAATCTTTCCGCGCTGAAGTTAGACTTGGCCGATTACCAGCAGCGTATGCAAACTCTTTCTGCTCGTTTGGATGATTTGGAAGCTTCCCTCACCGCCAGAATGGATTCTCAAATCGAACTTCTTTCGGGATCAAAGTTTGTCGAGAAGCCGCTTCCCAGCACCACCTTCAATTTGGCCAACACCGACTTTGTTCGCGGAAAATATTCTGAGGCGATCACGGGATTTCGATCCTACATTAAACAATTCCCAAAAGGAGACCGGGTTCCTGAAGCCACTTTGAAAATTGGCGATTCCTTTGCCAAGCAGAAAGACATCGATGCGGCGATGGGAGCCTATGATCATCTTCTGCAAAGTTTCCCCAAAGATCCATTGGCAGCCTCCGCGCTCATGCGAAAGGGGAGTTTGATGGAAACGGAAGGAAAAAAAACATCGGCGAAAGAAATATATACCACCTTGATTAAATCCTATCCGAATTCAAACGAGGCCAAAACGGCCCAGGAGAGGCTGAGGACTCTTCAACTCGACGACGTTACAAAGTGA
- the uvrA gene encoding UvrABC system protein A: protein MEDFIVVRGARTHNLKNLTLRLPRNKMVVITGLSGSGKSSLAFDTLYAEGQRRYVESLSAYARQFLDVMDKPDVDVIEGLSPAIAIEQRTPSHNPRSTVGTVTEIYDYLRLLFARVGTPHCPSCGKVIRPQSAAQIIQDISTLSEGDQVTLMAPLIRGRKGTYEELFKRYAQNGYVRVRVNGKIHRLEEKIPLDRYKKHDIELVVDRILINKENRDRLADSVETALREGRGLLMVETPKEGTKLYSEHHSCPTCGLSLPEIEPRLFSFNSPYGACPDCDGLGAQVKVTEDLVVQDSSRSIAEGALTAWSDPVTTRTNRWKNSWASYYEDILAGVAKRNGIPIHVPWKDLSKQQRKMLLWGDGEFEGVIGNLERRYRETESEFVKEEIQDRFMSRRECPGCHGARLKNEALAVKVGGESIAGLCAKDVKDVEKFFESLTLSAREKTIAKQILQEITSRLNFLVKVGLDYVTLNRESATLAGGEAQRIHLATQIGAGLVGVLYVLDEPTIGLHPRDNTRLLTTLTRLRDAGNTLIVVEHDEETIRMADWLVDLGPGAGVHGGEVVAEGTPEEVFKNPKSITAKYLEGGKGIPVPSTRRMPGKEWLSVLGARQFNLKDIDVSLPLGVFVAVTGVSGSGKSTFVHEILHKALAKILHGAKEEPGRHRGLKGVEHLDKVIVVDQDPIGRTPRSNPVTYTGAYASIRDLFSQVPEAKRRGFGPGRFSFNVKGGRCENCQGDGTLKISMQFLPDVYVMCDVCKGARFNEDTLAIRYKGKSIAQVLDMTIEEASDFFSPIPLVARILKTLTEVGLGYMKLGQSATTLSGGEAQRVKLATELSKRATGRTLYILDEPTTGLHFADVEKLLSVLHRLVDAGNTVVVIEHNLDVIKTADWIVDLGPEGGGRGGELVAAGTPEEVALVKGSHTARYLAPLLNLSRNSDIIPATH from the coding sequence ATGGAAGATTTCATCGTCGTACGTGGGGCGCGGACGCACAACCTCAAAAACCTAACCCTCCGGCTCCCCCGCAATAAAATGGTTGTTATCACGGGCCTTTCCGGTTCCGGGAAATCGTCTTTGGCCTTTGACACACTTTATGCTGAAGGCCAACGCCGCTACGTGGAATCTTTGTCAGCTTACGCGCGCCAATTTTTAGACGTCATGGACAAGCCCGATGTCGACGTCATTGAAGGCCTCTCTCCCGCGATTGCGATTGAACAGCGGACCCCCAGTCACAACCCACGATCGACCGTTGGAACCGTTACCGAAATCTATGATTATCTGAGACTTTTGTTTGCTCGCGTGGGAACGCCTCATTGTCCCAGTTGTGGGAAGGTGATTCGGCCCCAATCAGCGGCTCAAATTATTCAGGATATATCCACGCTGTCGGAGGGAGATCAGGTTACCCTGATGGCTCCTTTGATTCGCGGCCGAAAAGGCACGTATGAGGAACTCTTTAAACGTTATGCCCAAAATGGCTATGTCCGTGTTCGGGTGAATGGAAAAATTCACCGATTGGAAGAAAAGATTCCATTGGACCGCTATAAAAAACATGACATTGAACTCGTGGTGGATCGCATTCTCATCAACAAAGAGAACCGCGATCGTTTGGCGGATTCGGTCGAAACGGCTCTTCGCGAAGGGCGGGGACTCCTCATGGTAGAGACACCGAAAGAAGGCACAAAGCTTTACAGTGAACATCACTCTTGTCCCACCTGCGGCCTCTCTTTGCCGGAAATTGAGCCGCGTTTGTTTTCCTTCAACAGTCCCTATGGAGCATGCCCAGATTGCGACGGTTTGGGGGCCCAAGTCAAAGTCACCGAAGATTTGGTGGTTCAGGATTCCAGCAGGTCGATTGCCGAAGGCGCGTTGACGGCGTGGTCGGATCCGGTGACCACCCGGACCAATCGGTGGAAAAATTCCTGGGCATCCTATTATGAAGATATCTTGGCCGGCGTGGCCAAAAGAAACGGGATTCCGATTCATGTGCCCTGGAAAGATCTCTCCAAGCAGCAACGCAAGATGCTTTTGTGGGGGGACGGCGAATTCGAAGGGGTTATTGGCAATTTGGAGCGGCGCTACCGGGAAACGGAATCCGAATTTGTGAAAGAAGAAATCCAAGACCGATTTATGTCGAGACGCGAATGTCCGGGGTGCCATGGGGCGCGACTAAAAAATGAGGCGCTCGCTGTGAAAGTGGGGGGGGAGTCCATCGCGGGGCTTTGCGCCAAAGATGTGAAAGACGTTGAAAAGTTTTTTGAATCCCTCACTTTAAGCGCGCGGGAAAAAACCATTGCGAAACAAATTCTTCAAGAAATTACTTCGCGGCTCAATTTTTTGGTCAAAGTCGGGCTTGATTACGTTACCTTGAACCGTGAAAGCGCCACGTTGGCCGGCGGAGAGGCCCAGCGGATTCATTTGGCCACCCAGATTGGCGCGGGCCTCGTGGGCGTTCTGTACGTGTTGGATGAACCCACCATTGGCCTTCATCCGCGGGATAACACTCGGCTTTTGACCACGCTCACCCGCTTGCGCGATGCGGGGAACACGCTTATTGTGGTGGAGCATGATGAAGAGACCATTCGCATGGCCGATTGGTTGGTGGATTTGGGGCCTGGGGCCGGTGTGCATGGCGGAGAGGTGGTGGCGGAGGGCACTCCCGAAGAGGTGTTCAAAAATCCGAAATCCATCACGGCAAAATACTTGGAGGGGGGAAAAGGCATCCCTGTTCCTTCTACCCGACGGATGCCTGGAAAAGAATGGTTGTCGGTTTTGGGAGCGCGCCAATTTAATTTGAAAGACATCGATGTGTCATTGCCATTGGGGGTGTTCGTGGCCGTGACAGGAGTTTCAGGTTCTGGAAAATCAACTTTTGTTCATGAGATTCTTCACAAAGCTTTGGCCAAAATACTTCATGGGGCCAAGGAAGAGCCCGGGCGACATCGCGGACTTAAAGGCGTTGAGCATTTGGACAAGGTGATCGTGGTGGACCAAGACCCCATCGGCCGAACGCCGAGATCCAACCCTGTGACTTACACCGGCGCCTACGCCTCCATTCGTGATCTCTTTTCCCAAGTACCGGAGGCCAAACGTCGCGGTTTTGGGCCCGGCCGCTTTTCGTTCAATGTGAAGGGAGGCCGTTGTGAAAATTGTCAGGGAGATGGAACCCTCAAAATATCCATGCAGTTTTTGCCCGATGTCTATGTCATGTGCGATGTGTGTAAAGGCGCACGTTTCAATGAAGATACCTTGGCCATTCGCTACAAAGGGAAATCCATTGCCCAAGTGTTGGATATGACCATTGAAGAAGCATCGGACTTCTTCTCTCCGATCCCCCTTGTCGCCCGAATTCTGAAAACATTAACGGAAGTGGGTTTGGGATACATGAAGTTGGGGCAGTCGGCCACCACACTCTCAGGAGGTGAAGCGCAACGGGTCAAGTTGGCCACGGAACTTTCGAAACGCGCCACTGGAAGAACGCTCTATATTCTCGACGAACCCACAACAGGGCTCCACTTTGCGGATGTTGAGAAATTGTTGAGTGTGCTCCATCGTCTTGTGGACGCGGGAAACACGGTGGTGGTGATTGAACACAATTTGGACGTGATCAAAACCGCTGATTGGATTGTCGATTTGGGCCCTGAAGGCGGAGGGCGGGGAGGAGAACTGGTGGCGGCCGGGACGCCGGAAGAGGTGGCCTTGGTGAAAGGCTCCCACACCGCTCGATATTTGGCGCCTTTGCTCAATTTAAGTCGGAATTCAGATATAATCCCGGCCACTCACTAA
- the nadB gene encoding L-aspartate oxidase has product MKTKATLSCDYLVIGSGLAGLSTALKLESSGRVFLLSKGPLEEGATEYAQGGIAAVTHPDDSFDSHIKDTLKAGAGLCDPKTVERVVTEGPARIHELVENGVRFTLREKSGDEPETFALGLEGGHSHRRILHVADRTGKEIHRTLIARVRESRRIKIFENHFAVDLLSPRHHNLGSVNACFGAYVLDRKTREVRTLLAGVTILATGGAGKTYLYTSNPDVATGDGMAMAFRAGVPLSNMEFVQFHPTCLYHPYAKSFLISEAVRGEGGLLKLRSGEEFMKRYSLERELAPRDVVARAIDKELKRRGEDCVFLDIRHRKPSFIRKRFPAIYKKCLEFGIDITKSPIPVVPAAHYFCGGVKVDEWGETDLPRLFAVGEVAYTGLHGANRLASNSLLECVVFAHRAAMKAVERAQVPLPRIAIPDWNPGQARDPDEQVVISQNWDEIRRIMWNYVGIERSDKRLARALRRVELLKQEIQEYYWDFHVTAELLELRNLALVGELVIRSALARQESRGLHYNRDHPKRDDRHWQKPSHISVNPLPGQPPLISF; this is encoded by the coding sequence ATGAAAACAAAGGCCACTCTTTCCTGTGATTATTTGGTTATTGGGTCCGGGCTGGCGGGGTTGTCGACCGCCTTAAAATTAGAGTCGAGCGGGCGCGTATTTTTGCTCTCGAAAGGTCCCCTTGAAGAAGGCGCCACCGAATATGCCCAAGGCGGCATCGCGGCGGTGACCCACCCCGATGACAGCTTCGACTCCCACATCAAAGACACTCTCAAGGCCGGGGCTGGTTTGTGTGACCCAAAAACCGTTGAGAGAGTGGTGACTGAAGGCCCCGCCAGAATACATGAATTGGTTGAGAATGGGGTCCGTTTCACGCTTCGGGAAAAATCAGGTGATGAACCGGAAACCTTCGCTTTGGGCCTGGAAGGCGGACATTCTCACAGGCGAATTTTGCATGTGGCCGACCGCACGGGAAAAGAAATTCATCGAACGCTGATTGCCCGTGTCAGAGAATCTCGTCGCATCAAAATATTCGAAAACCATTTTGCGGTGGACTTGCTTTCTCCTCGGCATCACAACCTGGGTTCGGTGAACGCCTGTTTTGGCGCCTATGTGCTCGACCGTAAAACGCGCGAGGTTCGCACCCTTTTAGCGGGGGTGACCATTTTGGCCACGGGAGGGGCCGGAAAAACCTATTTGTACACCTCCAACCCCGATGTGGCCACTGGCGATGGCATGGCCATGGCTTTTCGGGCGGGCGTTCCGCTTTCCAATATGGAATTTGTTCAATTTCATCCGACTTGCCTGTATCACCCCTATGCCAAGTCGTTTCTGATCAGTGAAGCGGTTCGAGGCGAGGGGGGGCTGTTGAAGCTTCGCTCCGGCGAAGAATTCATGAAGCGTTACAGTCTCGAGAGAGAACTGGCTCCCCGCGATGTGGTGGCCCGGGCCATCGATAAGGAACTAAAAAGGCGGGGAGAAGATTGCGTCTTCTTGGATATTCGCCACCGCAAGCCCTCCTTCATTCGGAAACGTTTTCCCGCCATTTATAAGAAATGTTTGGAGTTCGGAATTGATATCACCAAATCTCCTATCCCCGTGGTTCCGGCGGCCCATTATTTTTGCGGCGGAGTGAAGGTGGACGAGTGGGGCGAAACCGATTTACCACGCCTTTTTGCGGTCGGTGAAGTGGCTTACACCGGGCTTCACGGCGCGAACCGATTGGCGTCGAATTCTTTGTTGGAGTGTGTGGTGTTCGCCCATCGCGCGGCCATGAAAGCCGTTGAACGCGCTCAAGTTCCGCTCCCGCGCATCGCGATCCCCGACTGGAACCCTGGTCAAGCCCGCGACCCCGATGAGCAGGTTGTCATTTCTCAAAATTGGGATGAAATTCGCCGCATTATGTGGAATTACGTGGGCATTGAGCGTTCCGATAAACGCCTGGCCCGGGCGCTTCGCCGCGTGGAACTACTCAAACAAGAAATCCAGGAATATTATTGGGATTTCCATGTAACGGCAGAGTTGTTGGAACTTCGGAATTTGGCTCTGGTGGGGGAATTGGTGATTCGTTCCGCTCTGGCCAGACAAGAAAGCCGAGGACTCCATTACAACCGGGACCACCCGAAACGAGACGACCGCCATTGGCAAAAACCCTCCCATATTTCCGTCAATCCCTTGCCCGGCCAGCCGCCGCTTATTTCATTTTAA
- the hisS gene encoding Histidine--tRNA ligase has translation MDFLNLQAPKGTRDLSGQEAVHFTELESVARRVFGLFQFVEIRTPIFESLALFSRSMGETSDVVEKEMFTFVDRGERPFALRPEGTAGVVRHFIEEKLAVKGGPHRFFYMGPMFRAERPAAGRYRQFWQIGAEHFGPSEASVDADSVVMVAKILRDFGLTKFSVHVNSLGCRICRPRHREALLTYLKSKENILNEESKRRMLVNPLRVLDSKEDGPKLLDAPAITDYLCEDCRSHYRQFVTLLKENEIPLEENPRLVRGLDYYTRSVFEFVSPDLGAQNALAAGGRYDELVGHLGGISTPAVGFALGMDRVVTARKNLPTNSGKKHPVAVVVPLSEEAVPLCFSLSQQLRAVDVSVPPVTFGKKLKNQLASAVDFGANWAILIGEDELKVNQVTVKNLSTREQSQTSVDKAISLIRG, from the coding sequence GTGGATTTTTTGAACTTGCAGGCCCCCAAAGGCACGCGCGACCTGAGCGGACAAGAAGCGGTTCACTTCACCGAACTCGAATCGGTGGCGAGGCGTGTGTTTGGACTGTTCCAGTTTGTGGAGATCCGCACGCCTATTTTTGAATCATTGGCGCTCTTTTCTCGCTCCATGGGTGAAACTTCGGACGTGGTGGAAAAAGAAATGTTCACCTTTGTTGACCGGGGCGAACGTCCCTTCGCCTTACGGCCCGAAGGAACCGCCGGGGTGGTGCGTCATTTCATTGAGGAGAAGTTGGCGGTGAAAGGGGGCCCTCACCGATTTTTCTATATGGGGCCCATGTTCCGGGCCGAACGCCCAGCGGCGGGACGGTACCGGCAGTTCTGGCAGATCGGCGCCGAACACTTTGGCCCCTCTGAAGCCTCTGTTGATGCTGATTCAGTCGTGATGGTGGCCAAAATCCTGCGGGATTTTGGCCTCACCAAATTCAGCGTACATGTGAATTCCCTGGGTTGCCGGATTTGTCGACCTCGACATCGAGAGGCCTTGTTAACCTACCTTAAATCCAAAGAAAATATTTTGAATGAGGAATCCAAACGGCGGATGCTGGTGAACCCCTTGCGGGTGCTCGATTCCAAGGAAGATGGCCCCAAATTACTTGACGCGCCTGCCATCACGGATTATTTGTGTGAGGATTGTCGGTCGCATTACAGGCAGTTTGTGACTTTGCTAAAGGAAAATGAAATTCCGCTGGAAGAAAACCCGCGGTTGGTGCGTGGACTTGATTATTACACACGAAGCGTATTCGAATTTGTTTCCCCGGATTTGGGGGCTCAAAATGCCTTGGCCGCTGGAGGGCGCTATGACGAATTGGTGGGGCATCTGGGGGGGATATCCACGCCGGCGGTGGGGTTCGCGCTGGGCATGGACCGTGTGGTGACGGCTCGTAAAAATCTTCCAACCAATTCAGGGAAAAAACACCCGGTAGCTGTGGTGGTTCCTCTTTCGGAGGAAGCCGTCCCTTTATGTTTTTCGCTTTCTCAACAATTACGAGCTGTGGATGTGTCGGTGCCGCCCGTTACTTTCGGAAAAAAACTCAAGAATCAATTGGCAAGCGCCGTTGACTTCGGCGCGAACTGGGCTATCCTTATTGGCGAAGATGAACTCAAAGTCAATCAAGTCACGGTGAAAAACTTGTCAACACGCGAGCAAAGCCAAACTTCAGTCGATAAAGCCATTTCTCTTATTCGGGGATAG
- the crp gene encoding CRP-like cAMP-activated global transcriptional regulator, which translates to MKTPKPFKSVDVHQLSTFLRGVELLNALPSEDLVRLAEICQLVKFKRAERIFSADQPGGCLYVVMSGRVKIFGSSSQGRSKTFAYLEPGDFFGEMSLIDDAVRSASASALQDSVLIMLKREDYQKLMLSRPSMAMAVLKTLALRLRRANKEIEALSFNNVLGRIAQILLDLSERYGKKTEHGIRIDMELSHKELSEMAGTAREVISRVISRFRKIGCVSFQEGKIIVTDQEKLKGWIF; encoded by the coding sequence ATGAAAACACCCAAACCTTTCAAATCCGTCGATGTTCATCAGCTTTCCACCTTTTTAAGAGGAGTGGAACTGCTCAATGCCCTCCCATCGGAGGACTTGGTCCGTCTGGCAGAGATCTGTCAATTGGTCAAATTTAAACGGGCCGAGCGAATTTTTTCCGCAGATCAACCGGGGGGATGTTTATATGTGGTGATGTCGGGTCGGGTCAAAATTTTCGGTTCCTCCTCCCAAGGCCGATCCAAAACCTTCGCTTATCTCGAGCCGGGCGATTTTTTTGGAGAAATGTCTCTCATTGATGATGCTGTTCGTTCCGCGTCAGCCTCCGCTCTGCAAGATTCGGTTCTCATCATGCTCAAAAGAGAGGATTATCAAAAACTCATGCTTTCTCGACCCTCGATGGCCATGGCGGTTCTTAAAACGCTTGCGTTGAGATTACGTCGGGCCAACAAGGAAATTGAGGCGCTCTCCTTCAATAATGTCTTGGGACGAATCGCACAAATTCTTCTTGATTTGTCCGAGCGCTACGGAAAAAAAACAGAGCACGGAATCCGAATCGATATGGAGCTTTCCCACAAAGAGCTCTCCGAAATGGCTGGAACCGCGCGCGAGGTGATCAGCCGGGTCATTTCACGTTTTCGGAAAATTGGCTGCGTGTCGTTTCAGGAAGGGAAAATCATCGTTACCGATCAGGAAAAGCTTAAAGGGTGGATTTTTTGA